The proteins below come from a single Limosilactobacillus reuteri genomic window:
- a CDS encoding Lreu_0056 family protein — translation MKKHFKMYKNGKRWCVVAIATISLGLGISLGSIAHADMMPNNETPATDTLTTGTPTNTNPLQGNNSTGTDTQSDNQTPVKPETTENKDVAQQTIPETGAPNTFSTINNNTYYYNSEGQLVKNDFYSNWGQTYYFQPSGARLDNGFYNNWGNTYYFGNDGARWNNRYMVRWGNAYYFGNDGALIKNKSLNVNGKDYWVNNQGIIPLRNQFLTANDNQLYYFDANNSLITNKFYHNWGNTYYFGADGARYTNQFLTKDGKVYYFDNDGVMYRNRYYKNWGNTYYFGADGARYTNQFLTKDGKVYYFDNDGVMYQNRYYKNWGNTYYFGADGARYTNQFLTKDGKVYYFDNDGVMYQNRYYKNWGNTYYFGADGARYTNQFLDKDDSNTHIHYFDSEGRMLVNQWLMYEGSTIYFDENGYPVTGKQDINGQNYLFNEDGALIPNGINRVNYTQYLGTLVGLYQNADWFKDCLSNHTMYYGKVTSGVNDGYSFITAKGDPTSWFYFKEIQDGQVLIKYVDPTTATDIAHSKFVEKAIPLKELTAIYNNEQNETLINDYANKLVAYK, via the coding sequence ATGAAAAAACATTTTAAAATGTATAAAAACGGTAAAAGATGGTGTGTAGTTGCTATTGCTACAATTTCGCTAGGGCTAGGTATTAGTCTAGGGTCGATAGCGCATGCAGATATGATGCCTAATAATGAGACACCTGCTACAGATACTTTAACTACTGGAACTCCCACTAATACTAATCCTCTACAAGGTAATAATAGTACTGGCACTGATACTCAAAGTGATAATCAGACGCCGGTTAAGCCTGAAACAACTGAAAATAAAGATGTAGCACAACAAACTATTCCTGAAACAGGAGCTCCTAATACTTTTTCAACAATAAATAATAATACGTATTACTATAATTCAGAAGGACAGCTAGTTAAAAATGATTTCTATAGTAATTGGGGTCAAACTTATTATTTTCAACCTAGTGGTGCTCGGCTAGATAATGGTTTTTATAACAATTGGGGTAATACTTACTACTTTGGTAATGATGGTGCACGTTGGAATAATCGTTATATGGTTCGATGGGGAAATGCCTATTACTTCGGTAACGATGGTGCCTTAATAAAGAATAAAAGCTTAAATGTTAATGGGAAAGATTACTGGGTAAATAATCAGGGGATAATTCCTTTACGTAATCAATTTTTAACTGCAAATGATAATCAACTTTATTATTTTGATGCAAATAATTCATTAATTACAAATAAGTTCTATCATAATTGGGGCAATACTTATTATTTTGGTGCAGATGGTGCCCGCTACACTAACCAATTTTTAACCAAAGACGGTAAAGTCTATTACTTTGATAACGATGGGGTAATGTATCGAAATCGTTATTACAAGAACTGGGGCAATACTTATTACTTTGGTGCAGATGGTGCCCGCTACACTAACCAATTTTTAACCAAAGACGGTAAAGTCTATTACTTCGATAACGATGGGGTAATGTATCAAAATCGTTACTACAAGAACTGGGGCAATACCTATTACTTTGGCGCAGACGGTGCCCGGTATACAAACCAATTTTTGACTAAAGATGGCAAGGTCTATTACTTTGATAACGATGGAGTAATGTATCAAAATCGTTACTACAAGAACTGGGGCAATACCTATTACTTTGGTGCAGATGGTGCCCGTTACACCAACCAATTCTTAGATAAAGATGATTCTAATACTCATATTCATTATTTTGATAGTGAAGGTCGGATGTTAGTCAATCAATGGCTTATGTATGAAGGAAGTACAATTTATTTTGATGAAAATGGATATCCCGTAACTGGTAAACAAGATATTAATGGACAAAATTATCTTTTTAATGAAGATGGAGCATTAATTCCAAATGGTATTAATAGAGTAAATTATACTCAATATCTTGGAACATTAGTCGGTCTATATCAGAATGCTGATTGGTTCAAGGATTGTTTGAGTAACCATACGATGTATTATGGAAAAGTTACATCGGGCGTAAATGATGGCTACAGTTTCATTACTGCTAAGGGTGATCCAACAAGTTGGTTCTACTTTAAGGAAATTCAAGACGGGCAAGTGCTTATTAAATATGTAGATCCAACTACTGCTACTGATATTGCTCATTCGAAATTTGTTGAGAAAGCTATTCCATTAAAGGAACTTACCGCTATTTACAATAATGAACAAAACGAAACTTTGATCAATGATTATGCTAATAAGTTAGTTGCTTATAAATAA
- a CDS encoding KxYKxGKxW signal peptide domain-containing protein, translating to MELKKHFKLYKSGKLWCTVAVVLAGTILGVGSVQADSTLDNSNVEVQQSVTNTSNENVIDNTESTSNSTVGNDNKGAVPVTPAAQSTDTSEQNITETGQSNSFKTVDNKVYYYGNDGKEYKNQFYNNWGHTYYFGADGARYTNQFYTNWGRTYYFGADGARWDDKFMNAWGNVYYFGQDGARWDNQWMNRWGNSYYFFGDGVRATSQVATIGDATYLFDDQGRMQRDYFLNQNGKLYYFGKDGKQYKNQFYNNWGHTYYFGADGARYTNQFYTNWGRTYYFGADGARWDDKFMNAWGNVYYFGQDGARWDNQWMNRWGNSYYFFGDGVRATSQVATIGDATYLFDDQGRMQRDYFLNQNGKLYYFGKDGKQYKNQFYNNWGHTYYFGADGVRYTNQFYTNWGRTYYFGSDGARWDNQWMTNGKGQKFYFTNDGSRAESKFLGIDGNTYVFDANGVATSWGKVYYDDPATKKVATGWRTINGNRYYFSDGYDVQRDPDDLWVYNDQLYGQMYTGIQWVDGHCYDFGTDGIARALPQNDGWSWPFPRSGEGWHYQGQKFGYTSNIRKNGFHDGLDFGTQDHPGSEVHAVHGGRVLDVNTVKDDDGKVLWWFTTVWDGKYLYVYQEAFSNRDKITVKPNDIVYAGQVIGYRDLDHLHLGINTSPNYGIDLKNSFVPSWNDPSQATGHGEWLDPQTVIRNHG from the coding sequence TTGGAATTAAAGAAACATTTTAAGTTATATAAAAGTGGTAAACTTTGGTGTACTGTAGCAGTTGTTCTTGCGGGGACGATTTTAGGCGTAGGATCTGTTCAAGCAGATTCTACGTTAGATAATAGTAATGTTGAAGTTCAACAATCAGTTACTAATACTAGTAATGAAAATGTCATCGACAATACTGAAAGTACTAGTAATAGCACAGTTGGTAATGATAATAAGGGAGCAGTTCCTGTTACTCCAGCTGCACAAAGTACCGATACTTCAGAACAAAACATTACTGAAACTGGGCAATCAAATAGCTTTAAAACAGTCGATAATAAAGTTTATTATTATGGCAATGATGGTAAAGAATATAAGAACCAATTCTATAATAACTGGGGCCACACCTACTACTTTGGAGCTGATGGTGCGCGTTATACCAACCAATTCTATACCAATTGGGGTCGGACTTATTATTTTGGAGCTGACGGTGCGCGTTGGGATGATAAGTTTATGAATGCATGGGGTAATGTATACTACTTCGGGCAAGACGGTGCACGTTGGGATAATCAATGGATGAATCGTTGGGGCAATAGTTACTACTTTTTTGGCGATGGAGTACGGGCAACTTCACAAGTTGCCACTATTGGCGATGCAACATATCTTTTTGATGATCAAGGACGGATGCAACGCGATTATTTCTTGAACCAAAACGGGAAGCTTTACTACTTTGGAAAAGATGGTAAGCAGTATAAGAACCAATTCTATAATAACTGGGGCCACACCTACTACTTTGGAGCTGATGGTGCGCGTTATACCAACCAATTCTATACCAATTGGGGCCGGACTTATTATTTTGGAGCTGACGGTGCGCGTTGGGATGATAAGTTTATGAATGCATGGGGTAATGTATACTACTTCGGGCAAGACGGTGCACGTTGGGATAATCAATGGATGAATCGTTGGGGCAATAGTTACTACTTTTTTGGCGATGGAGTACGGGCAACTTCACAAGTTGCCACTATTGGCGATGCAACATATCTTTTTGATGATCAAGGACGGATGCAACGCGATTATTTCTTGAACCAAAACGGGAAGCTTTACTACTTTGGAAAAGATGGTAAGCAGTATAAGAACCAATTCTATAATAACTGGGGCCACACCTACTACTTTGGAGCCGATGGTGTGCGTTATACCAACCAATTCTATACTAATTGGGGTCGGACCTATTATTTCGGTAGTGACGGTGCACGTTGGGATAATCAGTGGATGACCAATGGTAAAGGCCAAAAATTTTACTTTACCAATGATGGCTCACGAGCAGAATCTAAGTTTTTAGGTATCGATGGAAATACCTATGTCTTTGATGCAAATGGAGTAGCTACTAGCTGGGGAAAAGTTTATTATGATGATCCTGCAACTAAGAAAGTAGCTACTGGTTGGCGAACTATTAATGGTAATCGCTACTATTTCTCAGACGGTTATGACGTTCAACGTGACCCAGATGACTTATGGGTTTACAATGATCAGCTTTATGGTCAAATGTATACTGGTATTCAATGGGTTGACGGCCATTGTTATGATTTTGGTACTGATGGGATTGCTCGTGCACTTCCGCAAAATGACGGTTGGAGTTGGCCATTTCCACGGTCTGGTGAAGGTTGGCACTATCAGGGACAGAAATTTGGTTATACCAGCAATATTCGTAAGAATGGCTTCCATGATGGCCTAGACTTTGGGACTCAAGATCATCCAGGTTCAGAAGTTCATGCAGTTCATGGTGGGCGAGTATTAGATGTAAATACGGTAAAAGATGATGATGGTAAAGTTCTATGGTGGTTTACAACTGTTTGGGACGGAAAATACTTATATGTTTACCAGGAAGCATTTAGTAACCGTGATAAGATCACTGTTAAACCAAACGATATCGTTTATGCCGGTCAAGTAATTGGTTATCGTGACCTTGATCATCTTCACTTAGGAATTAATACTAGTCCAAACTATGGCATCGATTTAAAGAATTCCTTTGTTCCAAGTTGGAATGATCCTAGTCAAGCAACAGGCCATGGTGAATGGTTGGATCCACAAACAGTTATCAGAAATCATGGATAG
- a CDS encoding C39 family peptidase, which translates to MEIRKHFKLYKSGKKWCYAAIALGLLMVTPTFAKADSTTENQNLNNVEITQNISSDSNQTLTDQNTSDEGKIQVPVIPQSQSNNVDEISETGKPNTFNTINNKTYYYDNNGILSKNQWYTNWGHSYYFGADGARYTNQLAQINNDVYSFDAQGIMQTDYFQQRNGKTYYFGADGKEYKNQFYNNWGRTYYFQADGSRLDNGFYNNWGRTYYFGSDGARWDNRFYNNWGRTYYFGSDGARWDNRFYNNWGRTYYFQADGSRLDNGFYNNWGRTYYFGSDGARWDNRFYNNWGHTYYFGDDGALQKQDFILGHQNYYVDPNSGIINGTLLNAPYINQYQVGDMACEATALLEALHNKGYANNYNIQSFIKTMPISPNGNPNEGFGGGYQRVTYGIFQSIYPEPLAKWGSRFGNVQNISGSSPTDLQSQLLNGNPVVVYVTMHWAAPQYGNYFWGVGVNNSHVMTLDGYRPGYYHVEDPAGGSYWVSASNFENSYNIKRFAVVVK; encoded by the coding sequence TTGGAAATAAGAAAACATTTTAAGCTATACAAAAGTGGAAAGAAATGGTGTTATGCTGCAATTGCTCTAGGTCTATTAATGGTAACGCCTACTTTCGCAAAAGCTGATAGTACAACAGAAAATCAAAATTTAAATAATGTTGAAATAACGCAGAATATATCTTCAGATAGTAATCAAACTCTTACGGATCAAAATACTAGTGACGAAGGAAAAATTCAAGTTCCAGTAATACCACAATCTCAAAGTAATAATGTAGATGAGATATCTGAGACTGGAAAACCAAATACATTCAATACTATCAACAATAAAACATATTATTATGACAATAACGGGATCCTTTCTAAGAATCAATGGTATACAAATTGGGGTCATAGTTATTACTTTGGAGCGGATGGTGCCCGTTATACTAATCAATTAGCTCAAATTAATAATGATGTGTATTCATTTGACGCACAAGGAATAATGCAAACAGATTACTTTCAACAAAGAAATGGTAAGACATATTATTTTGGTGCTGATGGAAAAGAATATAAAAATCAGTTTTATAACAACTGGGGCCGAACCTATTACTTTCAAGCAGATGGAAGTCGCTTAGATAATGGTTTCTATAATAATTGGGGTCGTACTTATTATTTCGGTAGTGATGGCGCTCGTTGGGATAACCGCTTTTACAACAACTGGGGTCGTACTTATTATTTCGGTAGTGATGGTGCTCGCTGGGATAATCGCTTTTACAACAACTGGGGTCGAACCTATTACTTTCAAGCAGATGGAAGTCGCTTAGATAATGGTTTTTATAATAATTGGGGTCGCACTTATTATTTCGGTAGTGATGGCGCTCGTTGGGATAACCGCTTTTACAACAACTGGGGTCATACCTATTACTTTGGTGATGACGGTGCCCTACAAAAGCAGGATTTTATTCTTGGACATCAGAACTATTACGTTGATCCAAATAGTGGAATAATTAATGGTACTTTATTAAATGCGCCTTACATTAATCAATATCAAGTTGGTGATATGGCGTGTGAAGCGACAGCCTTGTTAGAAGCGCTTCATAATAAGGGATATGCCAACAACTACAACATTCAATCATTTATTAAAACGATGCCAATTTCACCAAATGGTAATCCTAATGAAGGATTCGGTGGCGGATATCAACGAGTAACCTATGGAATCTTTCAATCAATTTATCCCGAACCTTTAGCAAAATGGGGTTCACGGTTCGGTAATGTTCAGAATATTTCAGGGTCTTCTCCTACCGACTTACAAAGTCAATTACTTAATGGTAACCCGGTTGTTGTCTATGTCACGATGCATTGGGCTGCCCCTCAATATGGTAATTATTTCTGGGGAGTAGGTGTTAATAATAGTCATGTGATGACTCTTGATGGTTATCGTCCAGGTTATTATCACGTTGAAGATCCTGCTGGAGGATCATACTGGGTTTCAGCAAGTAATTTTGAAAATTCATATAATATTAAACGTTTTGCAGTTGTAGTTAAATAA
- a CDS encoding ATP-binding cassette domain-containing protein has translation MDQLIVKNIVKKYRRQTVLDNISFTLEPAKIYGLLGRNGAGKTTLLNIMSNRIFPTSGEVKIGNEDVNNNDDLLSKIFLMSEVNLYPRHMKISQTFDLADAAYNNFDYDLANRLLKVFGLNDRMKITNLSTGQRTASKLIVALAVNADYVLLDEPILGLDANHRDSFYKELVKTYQERPRTFVLSTHLIEEIQQLVEHVLIMDQHHIIINEDTESLLAEAYAISGPEKMVDEYTAGLKILKTEMMGNIKTAYLLDRLDEQRVIPDQVKIGHYDLQHLFIYLTNGGEY, from the coding sequence ATGGATCAATTAATAGTTAAAAATATTGTCAAAAAGTACCGACGCCAAACAGTATTGGATAATATTTCATTTACCCTAGAACCCGCTAAAATTTATGGTCTCCTTGGCCGGAATGGGGCTGGGAAGACGACTCTTCTTAATATTATGAGCAACCGGATTTTTCCAACGAGCGGGGAAGTAAAAATTGGTAATGAAGACGTTAATAACAATGATGACCTCCTCAGCAAGATCTTTTTGATGAGTGAAGTTAATCTTTATCCGCGTCACATGAAGATAAGTCAAACCTTTGACTTGGCCGATGCCGCTTATAATAATTTTGACTATGATCTAGCAAACCGTCTCCTAAAGGTTTTTGGCTTGAATGACCGGATGAAAATTACTAACTTATCGACTGGGCAACGGACAGCCTCCAAGCTGATCGTTGCTTTAGCAGTCAATGCCGATTACGTTTTATTAGATGAACCGATTTTAGGTTTAGATGCTAATCACCGTGATAGCTTCTATAAAGAATTAGTTAAGACTTATCAAGAGCGGCCGCGAACCTTCGTCTTATCAACTCACTTAATTGAAGAAATTCAACAATTAGTCGAACATGTTCTAATCATGGATCAACACCACATCATTATTAATGAAGATACAGAAAGTTTATTAGCCGAGGCTTATGCAATTAGTGGTCCGGAAAAAATGGTTGATGAGTATACTGCAGGCTTAAAAATTCTTAAAACGGAGATGATGGGTAATATTAAGACTGCCTACTTACTTGATCGCTTAGATGAACAGCGTGTGATTCCTGATCAAGTTAAGATTGGTCATTATGATTTGCAGCATTTATTCATTTACTTAACGAATGGGGGAGAATACTAA
- a CDS encoding glycosyl hydrolase 53 family protein — MEIKKHFKLYKDGKKWCCAAIATTVLGIGLAIGSPSVLADADTITSTSDANNSLVKNDNTSATNSNSESTFTDTNKNSTNEKAVTENKNIDSSQQINQGQTKSNNSEEQTTPVNVKAENTDIKDSIPEKSTPNSFKEINGSTYYYGENGDLYRNQFYNNWGRTYYFQNDGSRLDNGFYNNWGRTYYFGSDGARWDNRFYNNWGRTYYFQNDGSRLDNSFYNNWGRTYYFGSDGARWDNRYMVKWGRAYYFGSDGALLQNQLKSINGINYWINNEGVIPLKNQFLTANENQLFYFDGNGSLVVNKFYHNWSHTYYFGADGARYTDQFLNRDGKVYYFDNQGIMYQDQYYKNWGHTYYFGADGARYTDQFLNKNGKVYYFDNQGIMYQDQYYKNWGHTYYFGADGARYTDQFLNKNGKVYYFDNQGIMYQDQYYKNWGHTYYFGADGARYTDQFLTKDGHQYYFDNDGIMVTNQVRVINGKGYEFNGNGEATETSDMGQTRDTVAKEVAQALTNQGIKGVKYDWRNTNNDYQELALHDIAQEVAQGDTNPDKNVIEKKLQANNLLSGKVLVVYSTDFTNDDPQKITNTFMNSYDFTNADNSVLGIGADLNKNKLVIILFKPGEKVEQPQATSTISASISDIFKKAGVNVDVDNGLTKGSVVNSADLGNALTNGTAELLKGDKGTIISQEVLKAIFAAFAGNTSAVEGTKNYYNGNDAYHYEFWLEGQSADDKLNNFLALNKGAKYGDQLKVNYTATLVFGQETGTNSNESKVPASERTDEQLDLAYKTGTDTGLRYDSVKVEKIPGMTDDMVRGVDVSSYQALINAGVKFYDFNGQESNLFKILKDSGVNWVRLRVWNDPYNAQGQPYAGGDNNEENLIKMAKEASDNGLKLLIDFQYSDFWTDPAQQILPKAWRNLSHGEMSQEVYLYTSKILNDLQKAGASVKMVQIGNEITNGAFGLYTGRNGGGNWASLWETSDGDQVAKYIQAGSSAVRRIDPTIKVAIQLETPEINKYRGIMNVLKKNNVDYDYLGTSYYPFWSTTQGNGWYDNVDLGYGANTPVNLEAIEKMAWNEFGKRTVILESGWLNNTNDADGTHNSVGENNETTNIDRYSADPQGQVDEIEDMYNAIIAQKGLGAFYWEPAWIPVKAGWNNWQYNKLMSNIYGSGWASQYAKGYAPDSVLYYDGKEAWGGSSWDNISLFDDHGHPLQSLNVYNGMLNGYESPKNVKSSLSTQLVKIWNETDVIPNDGLTEGTKLSTDLFGTTQLSGNDGQSIGNAELTKLAGRLKDGISSKVYTAANGARYHYIYWLEGGNNKVNTFVSANKDAKYGQPLIANYSATVVVDSEPGTQVATSPLQIKISQVWNTVNNEEIKIDNPLKQGDLITDKSDNAFSGILNSKDIKEALTGEKGKDVSESTVNDVKSLLPKEVKGNKTYTTADGNQYYYDFWLASVETNNAKYGEPIIVNYTASLKWLG, encoded by the coding sequence ATGGAAATAAAAAAGCATTTTAAATTATATAAAGATGGTAAAAAATGGTGTTGTGCAGCAATCGCAACTACTGTTTTAGGGATAGGACTTGCTATTGGTTCGCCTAGTGTTTTAGCTGATGCAGATACTATTACATCTACTTCTGATGCTAATAATTCTTTAGTAAAAAACGATAATACTAGTGCTACTAATTCTAATTCGGAGTCAACTTTTACCGATACAAACAAGAATAGTACTAATGAAAAAGCGGTAACTGAGAATAAAAATATAGATTCAAGTCAACAGATTAATCAAGGACAAACTAAATCTAATAATAGTGAAGAACAAACAACTCCAGTTAACGTTAAAGCTGAAAATACAGATATTAAAGATAGTATTCCAGAGAAATCAACGCCGAATTCTTTTAAAGAGATTAATGGTAGTACCTATTATTATGGGGAAAATGGTGACTTGTATCGTAATCAATTTTATAACAATTGGGGTCGTACGTATTACTTCCAAAATGATGGTAGTCGTTTAGATAATGGATTCTATAATAATTGGGGTCGTACGTATTATTTCGGTTCCGATGGTGCTCGTTGGGATAATCGTTTCTACAATAATTGGGGTCGTACTTACTACTTCCAAAATGATGGTAGTCGTTTAGATAATAGCTTCTATAATAATTGGGGTCGTACGTATTACTTTGGTTCCGATGGTGCTCGTTGGGATAACCGTTACATGGTAAAATGGGGTCGTGCTTACTACTTCGGTAGTGATGGAGCGCTTCTCCAAAACCAGCTTAAAAGTATAAATGGGATTAACTATTGGATTAATAATGAAGGAGTTATTCCATTAAAGAATCAATTCTTAACAGCAAATGAGAACCAATTATTCTACTTTGATGGAAATGGATCATTAGTTGTTAATAAGTTTTATCATAACTGGAGTCACACTTACTACTTTGGAGCTGATGGCGCTCGTTACACTGATCAATTCTTAAATAGAGATGGCAAGGTATACTACTTTGATAATCAAGGAATTATGTACCAAGACCAATATTACAAGAATTGGGGCCACACTTATTACTTTGGAGCTGATGGCGCTCGTTATACTGATCAATTCTTAAATAAGAATGGCAAGGTATACTACTTTGATAATCAAGGAATTATGTATCAAGATCAATATTACAAGAATTGGGGCCACACTTATTACTTTGGAGCCGATGGTGCTCGTTATACTGATCAATTCTTAAATAAGAATGGCAAGGTATACTACTTTGATAATCAAGGAATTATGTACCAAGACCAATATTACAAGAATTGGGGCCACACTTATTACTTTGGAGCCGATGGTGCTCGTTATACTGATCAATTTTTAACAAAAGATGGTCATCAATATTACTTTGATAATGATGGTATTATGGTTACTAATCAGGTAAGAGTCATTAATGGTAAAGGATACGAATTTAATGGTAACGGTGAAGCCACTGAAACTTCTGATATGGGTCAAACTAGAGATACAGTAGCTAAGGAAGTTGCTCAAGCTTTGACTAACCAAGGTATTAAAGGTGTTAAATATGATTGGCGAAACACCAATAACGATTATCAAGAATTAGCGCTTCATGATATTGCACAAGAAGTAGCTCAAGGTGATACTAATCCTGATAAAAATGTAATTGAAAAGAAATTACAAGCTAATAATTTACTGAGTGGTAAGGTTTTAGTAGTATATTCTACTGATTTTACAAATGATGATCCTCAAAAGATTACTAATACCTTTATGAATAGTTATGACTTTACAAATGCAGACAACTCGGTGCTTGGTATTGGGGCAGACCTAAATAAAAATAAGTTAGTAATTATTTTATTTAAACCAGGAGAAAAAGTTGAACAACCACAAGCTACTTCCACGATTAGTGCTTCTATTTCAGATATCTTTAAGAAGGCCGGCGTAAATGTTGACGTAGATAATGGCTTAACTAAAGGAAGTGTAGTTAATAGTGCAGATCTCGGAAATGCTTTGACTAATGGAACTGCTGAACTTCTAAAAGGAGATAAAGGTACAATTATTAGTCAGGAGGTTCTTAAAGCAATTTTTGCTGCTTTTGCAGGTAATACTTCTGCAGTAGAAGGCACTAAGAATTACTATAATGGTAATGATGCTTATCATTATGAATTCTGGCTAGAAGGTCAATCAGCTGATGACAAATTAAATAACTTCCTTGCACTTAACAAGGGTGCTAAATACGGAGATCAGCTAAAGGTAAATTACACTGCAACACTTGTATTCGGTCAAGAGACTGGTACTAACTCTAATGAGAGTAAGGTCCCTGCAAGTGAAAGAACAGATGAACAGTTAGACTTAGCTTATAAGACCGGGACTGACACAGGACTTCGTTATGATAGTGTAAAGGTTGAAAAGATCCCTGGAATGACTGATGATATGGTTCGTGGGGTTGATGTTTCGAGTTACCAAGCGCTGATAAATGCTGGTGTAAAATTTTATGACTTTAATGGGCAAGAATCGAACTTATTTAAAATTTTAAAGGATTCAGGTGTCAATTGGGTACGATTGCGAGTCTGGAATGATCCTTATAATGCACAGGGGCAGCCATATGCTGGTGGAGACAATAATGAAGAAAATCTCATAAAAATGGCTAAAGAAGCATCTGATAATGGTCTTAAATTATTGATAGATTTTCAATACTCTGATTTTTGGACTGATCCAGCACAGCAAATTTTGCCAAAAGCTTGGAGAAATTTATCTCATGGTGAAATGAGTCAAGAGGTTTACCTTTACACCTCTAAAATTTTAAATGATTTGCAAAAAGCTGGTGCATCTGTAAAGATGGTTCAAATTGGTAATGAAATTACCAATGGAGCATTTGGCCTTTACACTGGACGTAATGGTGGAGGTAACTGGGCTTCATTATGGGAAACCAGTGATGGTGATCAAGTTGCTAAATATATTCAAGCTGGTTCCTCCGCTGTAAGGAGAATTGATCCAACTATTAAAGTTGCTATTCAATTAGAAACTCCGGAAATTAATAAATATCGTGGGATTATGAATGTCTTAAAGAAAAATAATGTAGATTATGATTATCTTGGAACTTCGTACTACCCATTCTGGAGTACCACACAAGGCAATGGGTGGTATGATAATGTTGATCTTGGATACGGAGCTAATACACCAGTAAATCTTGAAGCTATTGAAAAAATGGCTTGGAATGAATTTGGTAAAAGAACGGTGATTTTGGAATCTGGATGGCTAAATAATACTAACGATGCAGATGGCACCCATAACTCCGTTGGTGAAAATAATGAAACTACTAATATAGATCGATATAGTGCTGATCCTCAAGGTCAGGTAGACGAAATTGAGGATATGTATAATGCGATTATTGCACAAAAAGGTCTCGGTGCTTTTTATTGGGAACCAGCATGGATCCCAGTAAAGGCTGGGTGGAATAATTGGCAATATAATAAATTAATGTCTAACATTTATGGTTCGGGATGGGCTTCACAGTATGCCAAAGGATATGCGCCAGATTCAGTATTGTATTATGATGGCAAGGAAGCATGGGGAGGTTCATCTTGGGATAATATTTCATTATTTGATGATCATGGACATCCACTGCAATCATTGAACGTTTATAATGGAATGTTAAATGGATATGAAAGCCCCAAAAATGTTAAGTCATCTCTTTCAACCCAATTAGTAAAAATTTGGAATGAGACTGACGTTATTCCTAATGATGGATTAACTGAAGGAACAAAGTTATCGACAGACCTTTTCGGAACTACTCAATTAAGTGGAAATGATGGTCAATCGATTGGTAATGCTGAATTAACTAAGCTAGCTGGACGGCTTAAAGATGGAATATCTTCAAAAGTATACACAGCAGCAAATGGTGCACGGTATCACTATATTTACTGGCTTGAAGGCGGAAATAATAAGGTAAATACGTTTGTTTCTGCAAATAAAGATGCCAAGTATGGACAACCATTAATTGCAAATTATTCGGCAACTGTAGTCGTTGATTCTGAACCAGGTACTCAAGTAGCAACTTCTCCATTACAAATTAAAATATCTCAGGTTTGGAATACTGTTAACAATGAGGAAATTAAAATCGATAATCCTCTAAAGCAGGGAGATTTAATAACTGATAAAAGTGATAATGCGTTTTCTGGTATCTTGAATTCAAAAGATATCAAAGAAGCTTTAACTGGAGAAAAAGGTAAAGATGTTAGCGAAAGTACTGTTAATGATGTAAAGAGTCTTTTACCTAAAGAAGTAAAAGGAAATAAAACATATACAACCGCAGATGGAAATCAATATTATTATGATTTCTGGCTTGCTTCCGTAGAAACTAATAATGCAAAATATGGAGAACCTATTATTGTAAACTATACCGCATCCTTAAAATGGCTTGGGTAA
- a CDS encoding GntR family transcriptional regulator, with product MNFDFNDSTPLYQQIADQLEEMIFSGGFDEGSQVPSTTQLSQQLHINPATVLKGMNILVNKDLLEKRRGLGMFVKKGAQQKIMEQRKESFYNDYVKSLLVEAGKLGITKQHLLDLIERGENDGSINS from the coding sequence ATGAATTTCGACTTTAATGATTCGACGCCGCTCTATCAGCAAATTGCTGACCAGCTTGAAGAGATGATTTTCTCTGGGGGCTTTGATGAAGGTTCGCAGGTACCGTCAACGACCCAGCTTTCTCAGCAATTGCATATCAATCCTGCGACAGTTCTTAAGGGGATGAATATTTTGGTTAATAAAGACCTCTTAGAAAAGCGACGTGGACTAGGGATGTTTGTAAAAAAAGGTGCACAACAAAAAATTATGGAACAACGTAAAGAAAGTTTTTATAACGACTATGTAAAGAGTTTGCTAGTTGAAGCAGGTAAGCTCGGGATTACCAAGCAGCATTTATTAGACTTAATCGAACGAGGTGAGAATGATGGATCAATTAATAGTTAA